In one window of Streptomyces sp. FXJ1.172 DNA:
- a CDS encoding ABC transporter permease: MLKATLRSFLAHRGRLALSALAVILSVAFVAGSLIFSDTVTRTFDRLFASTAADVTVEPRQDLKSPVPGGVVQTVPAALRDRVARVPGVTAARADVKVQNVVVVDRHDRSVGPTTGAPTIATSWYVSDRSPVELTSGHAPHGAGEALLDADTAHKKHVRIGDPLTVQAEPGTFRVRVVGIATFTTTNPGAALVFVDPAVAGRELLGSQALATSVSADAAKGVSDAELKRRIGSALGTRAGTGTSAGTYDLKTAGEQAKSAAASLGTFLDVIKYVMLGFAGVALLVGVFLIVNTFSMLIAQRTRELGLLRALGADRRQVRRSVLTEALLLGLVGSTLGLGAGIGLALGLIRLMSAFGMNLKATEMVIGWGTPVAAYVVGLGVTFVAAYLPARRAAAVSPMAALADAEVAGVGKPLKVRAIVGGVLGAAGAAALAGCAAATRTAQAASLLGVGVALTLIATVVAGPLLVRPVIRVLGAAFPALFGPVGRMSQRNALRNPRRTGATAAALMVGLALVGGMSVASASMSASFDRQIDRTLGADFVIQNANFTPFTKQVRDVVAATHGVGLVVRQRLTPLAVRLPDGERVETAAGAYGPGLDDVAHITYTRGGSAAALADGHLAMDAGFAKDHGVRPGSVLPVEFPGGRHTELTVGALTDQETADGFGTQGGIYVGLTTFEKYVPSGQDSALYVNAAAGTKPQDLRPRLERALKPFPQVQVRNQADYKQLVHDQIAVLLYLVYALLALAIVIAVLGVVNTLALSVVERTREIGLLRAIGLGRRQLRRMIRLESVVIAVFGAVLGLALGLVWGVSMQRVLALRGLTALAIPWGTIVAVVIGAAVVGVVAALLPALRASRLNVLAAIAHE, encoded by the coding sequence GTGCTCAAGGCGACCCTGAGGAGCTTCCTCGCGCACAGGGGACGGCTCGCGCTGTCCGCGCTGGCCGTGATCCTGTCCGTGGCGTTCGTCGCGGGCAGCCTGATCTTCTCCGACACCGTCACCCGTACCTTCGACCGGCTGTTCGCCTCCACGGCCGCCGACGTGACCGTGGAGCCCAGGCAGGACCTGAAGTCCCCGGTGCCGGGCGGCGTGGTGCAGACCGTGCCCGCCGCGCTGCGGGACCGGGTGGCGCGGGTGCCCGGGGTCACGGCGGCCCGCGCGGACGTCAAGGTGCAGAACGTCGTGGTCGTCGACCGGCACGACAGGTCCGTCGGGCCGACCACCGGCGCCCCCACCATCGCCACCTCCTGGTACGTCAGCGACCGCTCCCCGGTGGAACTGACCTCCGGCCACGCGCCGCACGGTGCGGGCGAGGCGCTGCTGGACGCCGACACGGCCCACAAGAAGCACGTACGGATCGGCGACCCGCTGACGGTGCAGGCCGAGCCCGGCACGTTCCGGGTCCGGGTCGTCGGGATCGCCACGTTCACCACGACCAATCCGGGCGCGGCCCTGGTCTTCGTGGACCCGGCGGTGGCGGGCCGCGAACTGCTCGGCTCCCAGGCACTGGCGACGAGCGTCTCGGCGGACGCGGCGAAGGGCGTGTCCGACGCGGAACTCAAGCGCAGGATCGGCTCGGCGCTCGGCACCCGCGCAGGCACCGGCACCAGCGCCGGCACCTACGACCTGAAGACCGCCGGCGAGCAGGCCAAGTCGGCGGCCGCCAGCCTCGGCACGTTCCTGGACGTGATCAAGTACGTGATGCTGGGCTTCGCCGGAGTGGCGCTGCTCGTCGGTGTGTTCCTCATCGTCAACACCTTCTCCATGCTGATCGCCCAACGCACCCGTGAACTGGGCCTGTTGCGGGCCCTCGGCGCGGACCGGCGGCAGGTGCGGCGCTCGGTGCTCACCGAGGCGCTGCTGCTCGGGCTGGTGGGCTCGACGCTCGGTCTCGGGGCCGGGATCGGGCTGGCGCTCGGGCTGATCCGGCTGATGAGCGCGTTCGGGATGAACCTGAAGGCCACGGAGATGGTGATCGGCTGGGGGACGCCCGTCGCCGCGTACGTCGTCGGACTGGGCGTCACCTTCGTGGCCGCCTATCTGCCGGCACGGCGCGCGGCCGCGGTCTCGCCGATGGCCGCGCTGGCGGACGCGGAGGTCGCGGGCGTGGGCAAGCCGCTCAAGGTGCGGGCGATCGTCGGCGGGGTGCTGGGGGCGGCCGGGGCGGCGGCGCTGGCCGGGTGCGCGGCGGCCACGAGGACCGCGCAGGCGGCTTCGCTGCTGGGCGTCGGCGTGGCCCTGACGCTGATCGCGACCGTGGTCGCCGGACCACTGCTGGTGCGGCCGGTGATCCGCGTGCTGGGCGCGGCCTTCCCCGCGCTGTTCGGGCCGGTCGGCCGGATGAGCCAGCGCAACGCGCTGCGCAATCCGCGCCGCACCGGCGCCACGGCCGCCGCGCTCATGGTGGGCCTCGCCCTGGTCGGCGGGATGTCGGTGGCGAGCGCGTCGATGTCGGCGTCGTTCGACCGGCAGATCGACCGGACGCTGGGCGCCGATTTCGTCATCCAGAACGCCAACTTCACCCCGTTCACGAAGCAGGTGCGGGACGTCGTGGCCGCCACGCACGGTGTCGGGCTCGTCGTCCGGCAGCGGCTCACCCCGCTCGCCGTACGGCTGCCGGACGGGGAGCGCGTGGAGACGGCCGCCGGCGCGTACGGCCCCGGGCTGGACGACGTCGCGCACATCACCTACACACGGGGAGGTTCGGCGGCGGCGCTGGCGGACGGGCACCTCGCCATGGACGCCGGTTTCGCCAAGGACCACGGTGTGCGGCCGGGCAGCGTCCTCCCGGTCGAGTTCCCGGGCGGGCGGCACACCGAGCTGACCGTCGGGGCACTCACCGACCAGGAGACGGCGGACGGTTTCGGCACCCAGGGCGGCATCTACGTCGGCCTCACCACCTTCGAGAAGTACGTGCCGAGCGGCCAGGACTCCGCGCTCTACGTCAACGCGGCCGCCGGCACGAAACCGCAGGACCTGCGTCCCCGCCTGGAGCGGGCGCTCAAGCCGTTCCCGCAGGTCCAGGTGCGCAACCAGGCCGACTACAAACAGCTGGTCCACGACCAGATCGCCGTGCTGCTCTATCTGGTGTACGCGCTGCTCGCCCTGGCGATCGTCATCGCCGTGCTCGGGGTGGTCAACACCCTCGCCCTGTCGGTGGTGGAGCGGACCCGCGAGATCGGGCTGCTGCGGGCGATCGGGCTGGGGCGGCGGCAGTTGCGGCGGATGATCCGGCTGGAGTCGGTGGTGATCGCGGTGTTCGGCGCGGTCCTCGGGCTGGCGCTGGGGCTGGTGTGGGGTGTGTCCATGCAGCGGGTGCTGGCCCTGCGCGGGCTGACGGCGCTCGCGATCCCCTGGGGCACGATCGTCGCGGTCGTGATCGGTGCGGCGGTGGTGGGCGTGGTGGCGGCACTGCTGCCGGCCCTGCGGGCGTCGCGCTTGAACGTGCTGGCGGCGATCGCCCACGAATGA
- the bioB gene encoding biotin synthase BioB translates to MDLLNTLVDKGLRRELPTREEALAVLATSDDDLLDVVAAAGKVRRHWFGRRVKLNYLVNLKSGLCPEDCSYCSQRLGSDTGILKYTWLKPDEASQAAAAGLAGGAKRVCLVASGRGPTDRDVDRVAGTIKAIKEQNEGVEVCACLGLLSDGQAERLRAAGADAYNHNLNTSEGTYADITTTHTYADRVDTVNKAHAAGLSACSGLIAGMGESDEDLVDVVFSLRELDPDSVPVNFLIPVEGTPLAKEWNLTPQRCLRILAMVRFVCPDVEVRIAGGREVHLRTMQPLALNLANSIFLGDYLTTEGQAGKADLEMIADAGFEVEGADQVTLPEHRATAAGGGCGAHESAGCGSHEGAGCGSVCGSHEAADVRGTATASVAAEPRTDLVAVRRRGAGTDLAPNA, encoded by the coding sequence ATGGACCTGCTGAACACGCTGGTGGACAAGGGGCTTCGGCGCGAGCTGCCGACCCGCGAGGAAGCGCTCGCCGTTCTGGCCACCTCCGACGACGACCTGCTCGATGTGGTGGCCGCGGCCGGAAAGGTGCGCCGGCACTGGTTCGGGCGACGGGTGAAACTCAACTATCTGGTCAACCTCAAGTCGGGCCTGTGCCCCGAGGACTGCTCCTACTGCTCCCAGCGGCTCGGCTCCGACACCGGCATCCTGAAGTACACCTGGCTGAAGCCCGACGAGGCCTCCCAGGCCGCCGCGGCCGGGCTGGCCGGCGGTGCCAAGCGCGTCTGTCTGGTGGCCTCCGGCCGTGGTCCGACCGACCGTGACGTGGACCGGGTCGCCGGCACCATCAAGGCGATCAAGGAGCAGAACGAGGGCGTCGAGGTGTGCGCCTGTCTCGGGCTGCTCTCCGACGGCCAGGCGGAGCGGCTGCGCGCGGCGGGCGCGGACGCCTACAACCACAACCTCAACACGTCCGAGGGGACGTACGCGGACATCACCACCACCCACACCTACGCCGACCGGGTGGACACGGTGAACAAGGCGCACGCGGCCGGTCTGTCCGCCTGCTCCGGGCTGATCGCGGGCATGGGCGAGAGCGACGAGGACCTCGTCGACGTCGTCTTCTCGCTGCGTGAGCTGGACCCGGACTCGGTCCCGGTCAACTTCCTCATCCCGGTCGAGGGCACCCCGCTGGCCAAGGAGTGGAACCTCACCCCGCAGCGCTGCCTCCGGATCCTCGCGATGGTGCGGTTCGTGTGCCCGGACGTCGAGGTGCGCATCGCGGGCGGCCGTGAGGTCCACCTGCGCACGATGCAGCCCCTCGCCCTGAACCTGGCCAACTCCATCTTCCTCGGCGACTACCTGACCACCGAGGGCCAGGCCGGCAAGGCCGACCTGGAGATGATCGCGGACGCCGGCTTCGAGGTGGAGGGCGCCGACCAGGTGACGCTGCCGGAGCACCGGGCGACGGCGGCCGGGGGCGGCTGCGGAGCGCACGAGAGCGCCGGGTGCGGCTCGCACGAGGGTGCCGGGTGCGGCTCCGTCTGCGGCTCGCACGAGGCGGCGGACGTCCGCGGTACGGCCACGGCGTCCGTCGCGGCCGAACCGCGCACCGACCTGGTCGCCGTGCGCCGCCGCGGCGCCGGAACGGACCTCGCGCCCAATGCCTGA
- a CDS encoding DUF397 domain-containing protein, with protein MSALPRNVPASTDLHDVRWLRSSYSTGANNCVETARPRSGPWAGLLAVRDSKSPAGPALLFSAGSWAEFVTTI; from the coding sequence ATGTCAGCACTGCCTCGGAACGTCCCTGCCAGTACCGACCTGCACGACGTGCGCTGGCTGCGCAGCAGCTACAGCACGGGAGCCAACAACTGCGTGGAGACGGCACGGCCGCGCTCCGGCCCCTGGGCCGGACTGCTCGCCGTACGCGACTCCAAGAGCCCGGCCGGACCCGCGCTGCTCTTCTCCGCCGGCAGCTGGGCTGAGTTCGTCACCACCATCTGA
- a CDS encoding fic family toxin-antitoxin system, toxin component, which yields MNELSIDLAWLLMLAEQRTPGDPQVTDWGALIAAVARHRAEIFGVPVYDDPHARAASLLQLLIHVPALERSNALFASAVAYAYLIASGAKVVTTAEQVRDLARLVKDGSADVDAIARELRRWSI from the coding sequence TTGAACGAGCTAAGCATCGACCTCGCCTGGCTGCTCATGCTCGCCGAACAGCGCACCCCCGGAGACCCGCAGGTCACCGACTGGGGCGCGCTGATCGCCGCCGTCGCCCGGCACCGGGCCGAGATATTCGGAGTGCCCGTCTACGACGACCCGCACGCCCGCGCGGCGTCCCTGCTCCAACTGCTGATCCACGTACCGGCGCTGGAGCGCTCCAACGCGCTGTTCGCCTCGGCGGTCGCCTACGCCTACCTGATCGCCAGCGGAGCCAAGGTCGTCACCACGGCCGAGCAGGTGCGTGACCTGGCCCGGCTGGTGAAGGACGGCTCGGCCGACGTGGACGCCATCGCGCGGGAACTGCGGCGCTGGAGCATCTGA
- the bioD gene encoding dethiobiotin synthase: MPVLVITGTGTEVGKTVTTAAVAAAALAAGRSVAVLKAAQTGVGPDERGDADEVARLAGPVTAGELARFPEPLAPGTAARRAGMAPVHPQEVADRAAKLATEHDLVLVEGAGGLLVRFDAAGGTLADVARLLNAPVLVVAPAALGTLNATELTARELRRRELEFTGVVIGSWPGSPDLAARCNVADLPEVAGAPLLGAIPAGAGGLSPGEFRSAAPGWLAPRLEGTWDAEAFRVRVAP; the protein is encoded by the coding sequence ATGCCGGTACTGGTGATCACGGGCACGGGCACGGAGGTCGGCAAGACCGTCACCACCGCCGCCGTCGCCGCGGCGGCGCTCGCGGCGGGGCGTTCGGTGGCCGTGCTGAAGGCCGCGCAGACCGGCGTGGGACCGGACGAGCGCGGCGACGCCGACGAGGTCGCACGGCTCGCGGGTCCGGTGACGGCCGGCGAACTGGCCCGTTTTCCCGAGCCGTTGGCGCCGGGTACGGCGGCCCGGCGGGCCGGGATGGCGCCGGTGCACCCGCAGGAGGTGGCCGACCGGGCGGCCAAGCTGGCCACCGAGCACGATCTGGTGCTGGTCGAAGGGGCGGGCGGGCTGCTCGTCCGGTTCGACGCGGCCGGCGGCACGCTGGCGGACGTGGCGCGGCTGCTGAACGCGCCGGTGCTGGTCGTGGCCCCGGCCGCGCTCGGCACGCTGAACGCCACGGAGCTGACGGCCCGTGAACTGCGCCGCCGGGAGCTGGAGTTCACCGGCGTGGTGATCGGCAGCTGGCCCGGCTCCCCCGACCTCGCCGCCCGCTGCAACGTGGCCGACCTGCCGGAGGTCGCGGGGGCTCCGCTGCTCGGTGCGATTCCCGCCGGGGCGGGCGGCCTGTCTCCCGGCGAGTTCCGCTCGGCGGCGCCGGGGTGGCTGGCGCCCCGGCTGGAGGGGACGTGGGACGCGGAGGCGTTCCGGGTGCGGGTAGCGCCGTAG
- a CDS encoding helix-turn-helix domain-containing protein, with the protein MQNGPAVRRRKLGAELRMLRTGAGLTSGEAARLVGWHQSKVSRIETGASGVKPADLRSLLDAYGVRDGHLRELLLMLVGTEEAGDRHRWWHAYRGVLPPTYRDFISLESQASAMRTLETTVVPGLLQTPEYARAVTRAAVHGLDEERLDALVEVRLARQDVLRSQPPLELCAVLDEAVLRREVGGPEVMTRQLARLMEAARLPQVRLQVLPFGAGAHVGLTGPFVIFSFPSTSDLDVVVLDQLTSSLYLERKEDLMAYSEAFATLQFHALSPEDSLDYIAGIGDGA; encoded by the coding sequence ATGCAGAACGGGCCGGCGGTGCGGCGCCGTAAATTGGGCGCCGAACTGCGCATGCTGCGGACCGGTGCTGGGCTCACGAGCGGTGAGGCGGCTCGGCTGGTCGGCTGGCACCAGTCGAAGGTGAGCCGTATCGAGACCGGTGCCAGCGGGGTGAAACCAGCCGATCTGCGTTCGCTGCTGGACGCCTACGGGGTGCGGGACGGGCATCTGCGCGAGTTACTGCTGATGCTGGTCGGCACCGAGGAGGCGGGCGACCGGCACCGCTGGTGGCACGCCTACCGCGGGGTACTGCCGCCCACGTACCGGGATTTCATCAGCCTGGAGTCGCAGGCCAGCGCGATGCGCACCCTGGAGACCACGGTGGTGCCGGGTCTGCTCCAGACCCCGGAGTACGCCCGCGCGGTGACCCGGGCGGCCGTGCACGGACTGGACGAGGAGCGCCTGGACGCGCTGGTGGAGGTGCGGCTGGCCAGGCAGGACGTGCTGCGTTCACAGCCGCCGCTGGAGCTGTGCGCGGTGCTGGACGAGGCGGTGCTGCGGCGCGAGGTCGGCGGCCCCGAGGTGATGACCCGGCAGCTGGCCCGGCTGATGGAGGCCGCCCGGCTGCCCCAAGTGCGGCTGCAGGTACTGCCATTCGGGGCCGGAGCCCATGTGGGCCTCACCGGGCCTTTCGTTATTTTCTCATTTCCGAGCACTTCTGATCTGGACGTGGTTGTTCTCGACCAGTTGACGAGTAGCCTCTACCTGGAGCGGAAAGAAGACCTCATGGCCTACTCCGAGGCCTTCGCCACTCTTCAGTTCCACGCCCTTTCCCCCGAGGACTCGTTGGACTACATCGCCGGGATAGGCGACGGCGCGTAA
- a CDS encoding adenosylmethionine--8-amino-7-oxononanoate transaminase, protein MPDLPVDELLALDRQHVWHPYGPMPGRQEPLVVASASGVRLRLADGSGELVDGMSSWWSAIHGYNHPVLNEAAHRQLARMSHVMFGGLTHEPAVRLAKLLVDMSPDGLEHVFLADSGSVSVEVAVKMCLQYWRSLGRPGKRRLLTWRGGYHGDTWQPMSVCDPEGGMHELWSGVLPRQVFADAPPAAYEESYAEHLRELIARHADELAAVIVEPVVQGAGGMRFHSPDYLRVLREACDAHDVLLVFDEIATGFGRTGALFAADHAAVTPDVMCVGKALTGGYLTMAATLCTARVAEGISRGEVPVLAHGPTFMGNPLAAAVACASLELLLGQDWPSEVKRIETGLREGLAPALGARGVKDVRVLGAIGVVQLDHEVDMKAATDAAVREGVWLRPFRDLVYTMPPYVTSDEDVARIARAVCAAAREG, encoded by the coding sequence ATGCCTGACCTGCCCGTCGACGAGCTGCTGGCCCTGGACCGGCAGCACGTCTGGCATCCTTACGGCCCCATGCCCGGCCGCCAGGAACCGCTCGTCGTGGCCTCGGCGAGCGGGGTGCGGCTCCGACTGGCGGACGGCTCGGGCGAGTTGGTCGACGGGATGTCGTCCTGGTGGTCGGCGATCCACGGCTACAACCACCCGGTGCTCAACGAGGCCGCGCACCGGCAGCTGGCGCGGATGAGCCATGTGATGTTCGGCGGACTCACCCACGAGCCCGCCGTACGGCTCGCCAAGCTCCTTGTCGACATGTCGCCCGACGGCCTGGAGCATGTCTTCCTGGCCGACTCCGGCTCGGTGTCGGTCGAGGTCGCCGTGAAGATGTGCCTGCAGTACTGGCGCTCGCTCGGCCGTCCGGGCAAGCGGCGGCTGCTGACCTGGCGGGGCGGCTACCACGGCGACACCTGGCAGCCCATGTCGGTGTGCGACCCCGAGGGCGGGATGCACGAGCTGTGGTCCGGGGTGCTGCCGCGCCAGGTCTTCGCGGACGCGCCGCCCGCCGCGTACGAGGAGTCGTACGCGGAGCATCTGCGCGAGCTGATCGCCCGGCACGCGGACGAGCTGGCCGCGGTGATCGTGGAGCCGGTGGTGCAGGGCGCGGGCGGGATGCGCTTCCACTCCCCCGACTATCTGCGGGTGCTGCGCGAGGCGTGCGACGCGCACGACGTCCTGCTGGTGTTCGACGAGATCGCCACCGGCTTCGGCCGCACCGGCGCACTGTTCGCGGCGGACCACGCGGCCGTCACCCCGGATGTGATGTGCGTGGGCAAGGCGCTGACCGGCGGCTATCTGACGATGGCGGCGACGCTGTGCACCGCGCGGGTGGCCGAGGGCATCTCGCGGGGCGAGGTGCCGGTGCTCGCGCACGGCCCGACGTTCATGGGCAACCCGCTCGCGGCGGCGGTGGCCTGTGCCTCGCTGGAGCTGCTGCTCGGGCAGGACTGGCCGTCCGAGGTCAAGCGGATCGAGACCGGCCTGCGCGAGGGCCTGGCGCCGGCCCTCGGAGCACGCGGGGTGAAGGACGTCCGGGTGCTCGGCGCCATCGGGGTCGTCCAGCTCGACCACGAGGTGGACATGAAGGCCGCCACGGACGCCGCCGTGCGGGAGGGCGTGTGGCTGCGCCCGTTCCGCGATCTGGTCTACACGATGCCGCCGTACGTCACCTCGGACGAGGACGTGGCACGGATCGCGCGCGCGGTGTGTGCCGCGGCGCGGGAGGGATGA
- a CDS encoding class I SAM-dependent methyltransferase, whose translation MRLTSAVSGKVAGSPVHHPLFARFYTRCSVAAETGLGLAAVRERLLAGLSGRVIEIGAGNGLNFARYPAAVAEVVAIEPEPLLRKLALEAALRAQVPVDVVPGAAEALPVKSEAFDAAVLSLVLCSVRDVTRSLAEVRRVLRPGGEVRFFEHGRGGGRVMTLTQRALDRTVWPVLFGGCHVSREPIAELREAGFELGPHRRLSLPEKGPKLPTSYGVLGVAWRPGEPEAR comes from the coding sequence ATGCGACTGACGTCGGCGGTCTCCGGCAAGGTGGCGGGGAGTCCCGTCCACCACCCGCTGTTCGCCCGTTTCTACACAAGATGCAGCGTGGCCGCCGAGACCGGGCTCGGCCTGGCCGCCGTGCGGGAGCGGCTGCTCGCCGGGCTGTCCGGGCGGGTGATCGAGATCGGCGCGGGCAACGGGCTGAACTTCGCCCGCTACCCGGCCGCCGTGGCCGAGGTCGTCGCGATCGAACCCGAGCCGCTGCTGAGGAAGTTGGCACTGGAGGCCGCGCTGCGCGCCCAGGTGCCGGTGGACGTGGTGCCGGGTGCGGCGGAGGCGCTGCCCGTCAAGAGCGAGGCCTTCGACGCTGCGGTGCTGTCGCTGGTGCTGTGCAGCGTGCGGGACGTGACGCGGTCGCTCGCCGAGGTGCGCCGGGTGCTCCGGCCCGGCGGTGAGGTGCGCTTCTTCGAGCACGGGCGGGGCGGCGGCCGGGTGATGACCCTGACCCAGCGGGCCCTCGACCGCACCGTGTGGCCCGTGCTGTTCGGCGGCTGCCACGTGTCCCGCGAGCCGATCGCCGAGCTGCGCGAGGCCGGCTTCGAACTCGGCCCGCACCGGCGGCTTTCGCTCCCGGAGAAGGGCCCGAAGCTGCCGACCTCGTACGGCGTGCTGGGCGTCGCCTGGCGGCCGGGGGAGCCGGAGGCCCGCTGA
- a CDS encoding ATP-binding protein: MADHLEASVTLPSDPASVSAARSYVVGTLAEWGLPSDTEAADTVRLIISELATNAVQHTFGQSPTFTVDIALHHDEHLRIGVTDSHPRFPKRLPAAVQQDNGRGMVIIRWLTAECGGKLRIRPTREGGKTVFIELPWAVPTG; this comes from the coding sequence ATGGCAGACCATCTGGAAGCATCCGTCACTCTGCCGAGCGATCCCGCCTCGGTCTCCGCGGCCCGCTCGTACGTCGTGGGCACCCTGGCGGAATGGGGCCTGCCCTCGGACACCGAAGCAGCCGACACCGTGCGGCTCATCATCTCCGAACTCGCCACGAACGCCGTACAGCACACCTTCGGTCAGTCACCCACCTTCACGGTCGACATCGCGCTGCACCATGACGAACACCTGCGCATCGGCGTCACGGACAGTCATCCCCGCTTCCCGAAGAGACTGCCTGCCGCCGTCCAGCAGGACAACGGCCGCGGCATGGTCATCATCCGCTGGCTCACCGCCGAGTGCGGCGGAAAGCTCCGCATCCGCCCCACCCGCGAGGGCGGCAAGACGGTCTTCATCGAACTTCCCTGGGCGGTGCCGACGGGCTAG
- a CDS encoding 8-amino-7-oxononanoate synthase → MAFGWIDDQAEARRRAGLVRTLRPRPADSPLLDLASNDYLGLAHHPEVTEGAARAARTWGGGSTGSRLVTGTTELHTELERELAAFCGSEAALVFSSGYAANLAAVTALGPHGSLIVSDAGNHASLIDGCRLARGSRQVVGHADPEAVRKVLGTHEGEAIVVSDTVFSVDGDAAPLAALAEACREHGAGLVVDDAHGLGVLGEGGRGAPYAAGLAGAADVVVTATLSKSLGSQGGVVLGPARVIDHLVNAARTFIFDTGLAPAAAGAALSALRLLVREPQRAARAREVAAELHARLTAAGLEAVRPDAAVVSVRAPSPEQAVRWAADCRTAGLAVGCFRPPSVPDGVSRLRLTARADLSGAEIERAVRVIGETRP, encoded by the coding sequence ATGGCGTTCGGCTGGATCGACGACCAGGCCGAGGCGCGCCGCCGCGCCGGACTCGTACGGACCCTGCGCCCGCGGCCCGCCGACTCGCCGCTGCTGGACCTGGCGAGCAACGACTACCTGGGTCTCGCCCACCACCCCGAGGTCACCGAGGGGGCGGCCCGGGCCGCCCGGACCTGGGGCGGCGGGTCCACCGGCTCCCGGCTCGTCACCGGCACCACCGAGCTGCACACCGAGCTGGAGCGCGAGCTGGCCGCGTTCTGCGGATCCGAGGCGGCGCTGGTCTTCTCCTCCGGCTACGCCGCGAACCTGGCCGCGGTCACGGCGCTCGGCCCGCACGGCTCACTGATCGTCTCCGACGCGGGCAACCACGCCTCGCTCATCGACGGCTGCCGGCTCGCCCGGGGCAGCAGGCAGGTCGTCGGGCACGCCGACCCGGAGGCCGTGCGCAAGGTGCTGGGTACGCACGAGGGTGAGGCCATCGTCGTCTCCGACACGGTGTTCTCCGTGGACGGCGACGCGGCACCGCTGGCCGCGCTGGCCGAGGCCTGCCGGGAGCACGGCGCCGGGCTGGTGGTGGACGACGCGCACGGGCTCGGGGTGCTGGGCGAGGGGGGCCGGGGCGCGCCGTACGCGGCCGGGCTCGCGGGCGCCGCGGACGTGGTGGTCACGGCCACCCTGTCCAAGTCGCTGGGCAGTCAGGGCGGGGTGGTGCTGGGACCGGCGCGGGTGATCGACCACCTGGTCAACGCTGCCCGGACCTTCATCTTCGACACGGGCCTGGCCCCGGCGGCGGCCGGTGCGGCCCTGTCGGCGCTGCGGCTGCTCGTGCGGGAACCGCAGCGCGCGGCGCGGGCCCGGGAGGTGGCCGCGGAGCTGCACGCACGGCTGACCGCCGCGGGTCTGGAGGCGGTGCGTCCGGACGCCGCGGTGGTCTCCGTGCGGGCTCCGTCCCCGGAGCAGGCGGTGCGCTGGGCGGCCGACTGCCGTACGGCAGGGCTGGCCGTGGGCTGCTTCCGTCCTCCTTCCGTGCCCGACGGCGTCTCACGGCTGAGGCTGACCGCCCGCGCGGACCTGTCCGGGGCAGAGATCGAACGCGCTGTACGGGTCATCGGCGAAACGCGACCATGA
- a CDS encoding ABC transporter ATP-binding protein: protein MSTPAAQHVPGRAPDGGNAARARALTKAYGSGETAVLALDAVDVDITRGRFTAVMGPSGSGKSTLMHCLAGLDTVSAGQVWLGDTEITGLKERELTRLRRDRIGFMFQSFNLIPTLTALENITLPMAIAGRRPDEKWLDQVIDTLGLRDRLTHRPAQLSGGQQQRVACARALASRPELIFADEPTGNLDSRAGLEVLGFLRGAVDDLGQTVVMVTHDPGAAAHSDLVLFLADGRIVDRMEGPTAEAVLDRMKRFDTVRERLGADGTAQED, encoded by the coding sequence TTGTCCACACCTGCTGCACAGCACGTGCCGGGCCGAGCGCCGGACGGCGGGAATGCGGCCCGCGCCCGCGCGCTGACCAAGGCCTACGGCTCCGGCGAGACGGCCGTCCTCGCCCTGGACGCGGTGGACGTGGACATCACGCGCGGCCGGTTCACCGCCGTGATGGGACCCTCGGGATCCGGGAAGTCCACGCTCATGCACTGCCTGGCGGGGCTCGACACCGTGTCGGCCGGGCAGGTGTGGCTCGGTGACACCGAGATCACCGGGCTGAAGGAACGGGAGCTGACCCGGCTGCGGCGGGACCGGATCGGGTTCATGTTCCAGTCGTTCAACCTCATCCCGACGCTGACGGCCCTCGAGAACATCACACTGCCGATGGCCATCGCGGGCCGCAGGCCGGACGAGAAGTGGCTGGACCAGGTGATCGACACGCTCGGCCTGCGGGACCGCCTGACGCACCGGCCCGCGCAGCTCTCCGGCGGTCAGCAGCAGCGGGTCGCGTGCGCTCGGGCGCTGGCCTCCCGGCCGGAGCTGATCTTCGCCGACGAGCCGACCGGCAATCTGGACTCGCGGGCCGGGCTGGAGGTGCTGGGTTTTCTGCGCGGCGCGGTGGACGATCTCGGACAGACGGTGGTCATGGTCACGCACGACCCCGGCGCCGCCGCCCACTCCGACCTGGTGCTCTTCCTCGCCGACGGACGGATCGTCGACCGGATGGAAGGGCCGACGGCCGAGGCCGTCCTCGACCGGATGAAACGGTTCGACACCGTGCGCGAACGGCTCGGCGCCGACGGCACCGCCCAGGAGGACTGA
- a CDS encoding toxin-antitoxin system, antitoxin component, with the protein MAKTQLNVRVDEGTARAARERALARGISVNRYIEELVRQDTGEAGRTFVEAAADFMKQYETVFAEEFTESHGTVTGAGAGTGTGTGTEGGR; encoded by the coding sequence ATGGCGAAGACCCAGCTGAACGTGCGCGTGGACGAGGGCACCGCCCGCGCGGCCCGCGAACGCGCCCTGGCCCGTGGCATCAGCGTCAACCGCTACATAGAAGAGCTGGTCAGACAGGACACCGGGGAGGCCGGGCGGACGTTCGTGGAGGCCGCCGCCGACTTCATGAAGCAGTACGAGACCGTGTTCGCCGAGGAGTTCACCGAGTCTCACGGCACTGTCACCGGCGCCGGCGCCGGCACCGGCACCGGCACCGGCACCGAGGGTGGCCGCTGA